From Cheilinus undulatus linkage group 18, ASM1832078v1, whole genome shotgun sequence, the proteins below share one genomic window:
- the msl2a gene encoding E3 ubiquitin-protein ligase MSL2a has protein sequence MNPVNATALYVSASRAVLQCDPRQPNTFTDMYTLLPFFRQSLACLVCGKLLEDPISPTHPECQHCVCLGCKGQKMRIRLSCSRCKDYSCFQENKQLSLLVQCYRKLCLYVTHSPLLQLISSHVGGSPEIMALLEEVLMSNEEEVESEDLCLAQEDVNPSAPNSLTPTEAPPAPAELSAVPQSSSSDPPCSNGPQDCNGEVLEDLDPSSPELEVCELVEEQPQAGLSVSDTGCAGLELSLTTGPLAPTPGTVCSLRDGESSSRELEEGEVLLLSVEEVLQTLDPLQPSQDPSHSQPERTHTHTHITADRAHTQMYIQLDTAHNYTQIRTDRINTVASHGAHTHSSSFDPPPSKPPPVRLKRKRSRSESDREKVKPLPIASILQGSSSHLHTPNPHPPPQTLNTQPPTPSITVPAHTYSTLSNGAPPKLSRPAPNHNKGARKHVDPGPKKPHVKARSGGGSKTKDGSKDQRLMSGCLVPPAPVRPPYKKPVEKKGCKCGRATQNPSVLTCRGQRCPCYSNRKACLDCICRGCQNSYMANGEKKLEAFAVPEKALEQTRLTLGINLTSITAAAALRNPATTSIRANTLLNVATATGTPVTTAFLSPSPPQEPNYEDSLELLIG, from the exons ATGAACCCTGTTAATGCAACCGCTCTGTACGTGTCCGCCAGCCGGGCCGTGCTGCAGTGTGACCCCCGGCAGCCCAACACCTTCACGGATATGTACACGCTGCTACCCTTCTTCCGACAGTCCCTCGCATGTCTTGTCTGTG GTAAACTGCTTGAAGATCCCATTTCACCCACACATCCAGAGTGTCAGCATTGTGTCTGCTTGGGCTGCAAAGGCCAGAAGATGCGTATCAGGCTGTCGTGTAGCCGGTGTAAAGACTATTCATGCTTCCAGGAGAACAAACAGCTTTCTTTGCTGGTGCAGTGCTACAGGAAGCTCTGCCTCTATGTGACTCATTCACCATTGCTGCAGTTGATCAGCAGCCATGTAGGAGGCTCCCCTGAGATTATGGCCCTGCTGGAGGAGGTGCTAATGTCAAATGAAGAGGAGGTAGAGTCTGAGGACCTTTGCCTTGCTCAGGAAGATGTAAATCCCTCTGCTCCCAACTCCTTAACCCCCACAGAGGCACCACCTGCTCCTGCAGAGCTCTCAGCTGTACCCCAGAGCTCCTCCTCTGATCCCCCTTGTTCTAATGGACCACAGGACTGCAATGGAGAAGTTCTCGAGGACTTGGATCCATCATCTCCTGAGCTGGAAGTCTGCGAGCTGGTAGAGGAGCAGCCACAGGCCGGCCTGTCTGTGTCTGATACCGGCTGTGCTGGTCTGGAGTTGAGTCTGACCACAGGACCGTTAGCCCCAACTCCAGGCACTGTGTGCTCACTCAGGGATGGGGAATCAAGCAGCAGGGAgctggaggagggggaggtgtTGCTTCTCAGTGTGGAGGAGGTGCTACAGACATTGGATCCCCTACAGCCCAGTCAAGATCCTTCTCATTCTCAGCCAGAAagaacacacactcacacacacatcactgcgGACAGAGCACACACTCAGATGTACATACAGTTAGATACAGCTCACAACTACACACAGATTCGAACAGACAGGATAAACACAGTGGCAAGTCATGGTGCTCATACACACTCATCCTCCTTCGACCCTCCTCCTTCCAAGCCCCCACCGGTCCGCCTTAAACGAAAACGATCCCGCTCAGAGAGTGACAGGGAAAAAGTGAAACCCCTCCCCATTGCCTCCATCCTGCAGGGCTCCTCCTCACACTTACACACTCCAAATCCTCATCCACCTCCTCAGACGTTGAACACACAACCACCCACACCCTCCATAACTGTACCAGCACATACATACTCAACCCTTTCTAATGGAGCCCCCCCAAAGCTAAGTCGCCCTGCGCCAAATCACAATAAAGGTGCCAGGAAGCATGTTGATCCGGGCCCTAAGAAGCCCCATGTGAAGGCCCGCAGTGGTGGAGGCTCAAAGACCAAGGATGGAAGCAAAGACCAGCGATTGATGTCTGGCTGCCTGGTGCCTCCAGCTCCAGTCAGGCCTCCATATAAAAAGCCGGTAGAGAAGAAAGGCTGCAAGTGTGGCAGGGCTACTCAGAATCCATCTGTGCTGACCTGCAGGGGGCAACGCTGTCCTTGCTATTCCAACCGTAAG GCGTGCTTGGATTGCATCTGTCGTGGTTGCCAGAACTCTTACATGGCCAATGGCGAGAAGAAGCTCGAGGCCTTCGCTGTGCCAGAGAAAGCTTTGGAGCAGACGCGACTCACCCTAGGCATAAACCTCACCAGCATTACCGCCGCCGCTGCACTCCGCAACCCGGCAACCACCAGCATCCGCGCTAACACCCTCCTCAATGTGGCCACAGCAACGGGGACCCCCGTTACCACGGCCTTCCTGTCTCCCAGCCCTCCACAAGAACCTAACTATGAAGACAGTCTGGAGCTGCTGATTGGATGA